A single region of the Microbulbifer sp. MKSA007 genome encodes:
- a CDS encoding uroporphyrinogen-III C-methyltransferase produces MTDKKDQNIAATNEPPENTKPVKGKSNFAKASEEKASTGKASGGAAASRSNGLWWWLLFILILIAVASLAWFNSPQLREHLGAYLNYLPGKTAVPESTTTITPATEVPAAAENTTQAPTSNTTSETPAATPAPTEPQTPDYSGEFSQLEQADTNLRNQLERQNRTIAQLQQQLASMQRSVTAQGNRLGQLGNVSRDDWQLAEADYLLRLANQRLLLEDDSRAALGLVVRVDEILRDVDLPDLYGVRQQLARDITSLKLVQNIDRQGLYLRLSALEEQLIRTNIQPQFDMASAEQTSEEQPSIEESAPLWKREWHNFTRFMRESVRPIDGDINPVMLSPQSEARFRQTLRLYMEQAQLALLRGDTTVYRDALDSARSLLLSYGTASPQRDALAQQLTELSKQRIQVEMPDLSASQLALRNYIERLHKTSGTATPTASQQEENQ; encoded by the coding sequence ATGACCGATAAAAAAGATCAAAATATAGCCGCGACCAATGAGCCCCCGGAAAACACAAAGCCTGTAAAAGGCAAAAGTAATTTCGCCAAAGCCTCAGAGGAAAAAGCCTCTACTGGTAAAGCCAGCGGCGGTGCTGCGGCCAGTAGATCCAATGGGCTGTGGTGGTGGCTACTGTTCATCCTCATTTTGATTGCTGTGGCCTCACTGGCCTGGTTTAACTCTCCTCAGCTGCGCGAACACCTTGGCGCTTACCTCAACTATCTACCCGGAAAAACGGCAGTCCCGGAGAGCACCACCACTATTACCCCTGCAACGGAAGTGCCGGCTGCCGCTGAAAACACCACCCAAGCGCCGACCTCCAATACCACTTCGGAAACCCCTGCTGCTACCCCAGCCCCAACTGAACCCCAAACCCCAGATTATTCCGGGGAGTTCAGTCAGCTGGAGCAGGCCGATACCAATTTACGCAATCAACTGGAGCGACAAAATCGCACTATCGCCCAACTGCAGCAGCAACTGGCTTCCATGCAGCGCAGTGTCACCGCACAGGGAAACCGTTTGGGTCAGCTGGGAAATGTAAGCCGCGACGATTGGCAATTGGCTGAGGCAGATTACCTGTTGCGTCTAGCCAACCAACGCCTGCTTCTCGAAGACGATAGTCGCGCTGCGCTGGGGCTGGTCGTCCGCGTGGACGAGATATTGCGCGATGTGGACTTACCGGATCTATACGGAGTACGCCAACAGCTTGCCCGCGATATCACCTCACTGAAACTGGTCCAAAACATCGATCGCCAGGGTTTATACCTCCGTCTCAGCGCCTTGGAAGAACAGCTAATCCGCACAAATATTCAACCACAATTCGATATGGCTTCGGCAGAACAAACCAGTGAAGAGCAGCCCAGCATTGAGGAGAGTGCCCCCCTGTGGAAGCGGGAGTGGCACAACTTCACCCGCTTTATGCGCGAATCGGTACGCCCCATTGATGGAGACATCAATCCGGTAATGCTGTCCCCTCAGAGTGAAGCTCGCTTTCGCCAGACTCTGCGCCTTTATATGGAGCAGGCCCAACTGGCATTGCTTCGCGGCGATACCACGGTTTACAGGGACGCTCTGGATAGTGCGCGGTCGCTACTACTCAGTTACGGCACTGCCAGTCCGCAGCGCGATGCGCTGGCCCAACAACTAACGGAACTTAGCAAACAGCGTATCCAGGTCGAAATGCCTGACCTCAGCGCCTCCCAGCTTGCCCTGCGCAATTATATTGAGCGCTTACACAAAACATCCGGCACCGCCACACCAACTGCCTCGCAACAGGAGGAGAACCAGTGA
- a CDS encoding uroporphyrinogen-III synthase, translating into MSDLTSDLLQGKRILSTRPTQQADNWCALLRSLGAQVDNIPMLGIEPIEDQAAIQALKNSILDFDQTDVAIFVSQNAVRYGIDWLEDYWPQFPQGPRFLAIGAATASALEKRGIPCEQSGNTMNSEELLRLPWLQQLDGKRVLIFRGSGGRPLIGDTLSDRGARVTYCELYRRVLPPEAATSLAEYKFQPDIISVHSGETLDNLVTCIRQINRNTLFETALICPSIRVATRANELGFAHCYSALNAGDNAMLETLRKALG; encoded by the coding sequence ATGAGCGATCTCACCTCCGACCTGCTGCAGGGCAAACGTATTCTCAGTACGCGGCCAACGCAGCAGGCTGATAACTGGTGTGCGCTACTGCGCAGCCTGGGGGCCCAGGTAGATAACATCCCCATGCTCGGCATAGAGCCAATTGAGGATCAAGCTGCCATACAGGCCTTAAAAAACTCAATTCTCGATTTCGATCAAACGGATGTCGCGATCTTTGTTTCCCAGAACGCCGTGCGCTACGGCATAGACTGGCTTGAAGATTATTGGCCACAGTTTCCCCAGGGTCCTCGCTTTCTGGCGATCGGCGCGGCAACCGCAAGCGCCCTGGAGAAGCGCGGTATACCCTGCGAGCAAAGTGGCAATACGATGAACTCCGAGGAGTTGCTGCGCCTACCCTGGTTACAGCAGTTGGACGGGAAAAGAGTCCTTATTTTTCGTGGCTCCGGTGGCCGCCCTCTTATCGGCGACACCTTGAGTGATAGGGGTGCGCGAGTAACTTATTGCGAACTCTATCGGAGAGTGCTGCCACCGGAGGCTGCAACCTCCCTGGCTGAGTATAAATTCCAACCCGATATTATCAGTGTGCACAGCGGTGAAACACTCGATAACCTGGTTACCTGTATCCGCCAGATAAACCGCAATACACTCTTTGAAACCGCTCTTATCTGCCCGAGTATACGAGTTGCCACTCGGGCAAATGAGCTTGGTTTTGCCCATTGCTATAGCGCGCTAAATGCCGGCGATAACGCTATGCTGGAAACACTGCGTAAAGCCCTCGGCTGA
- the hemC gene encoding hydroxymethylbilane synthase: MSIDRIRIATRQSALALWQANYVKDRLQQAHPELLIELLPLTSRGDQVLDIPLTKVGGKGLFVKELEVAMLEGRADIAVHSMKDVPMEFPEGLHLPIICEREDPRDAFVSNLYDSLDDLPQGAVVGTSSLRRQCQLLARRPDIKVTFLRGNVNTRLTKLDAGDYDAIILAAAGLLRLEMPERIRSFLATDILLPAGGQGAVGIESRRDSELEALIQPLHCPETAARLSAERALVKRLNGGCQVPIGCYAELDGDTLWLRGLVGSPDGKTMIHADSRGPAAEGERLGTELAEQLLADGADKILAAI, encoded by the coding sequence ATGTCTATAGATCGTATTCGCATTGCCACCCGACAGAGTGCTTTGGCTCTGTGGCAGGCCAACTATGTCAAAGACCGCCTGCAACAGGCGCATCCCGAACTTCTTATCGAGTTACTGCCCCTGACCAGCCGGGGTGACCAGGTTTTGGACATCCCACTAACCAAAGTGGGTGGCAAAGGCCTGTTCGTTAAAGAACTGGAAGTGGCGATGCTCGAAGGCCGTGCGGACATCGCAGTTCACTCGATGAAAGATGTCCCCATGGAATTCCCCGAAGGACTTCACCTGCCGATTATTTGCGAGCGTGAAGACCCCCGCGATGCCTTTGTCAGTAATCTTTATGACAGCCTTGATGACCTGCCCCAGGGAGCAGTAGTCGGCACTTCCAGCTTGCGCCGACAGTGCCAATTACTTGCCCGTCGCCCGGACATCAAAGTCACCTTTTTACGGGGCAATGTGAATACCCGACTGACCAAGCTGGATGCCGGCGATTACGACGCAATCATCCTCGCTGCGGCCGGACTGCTGCGACTTGAGATGCCGGAACGCATCCGCAGCTTCCTGGCAACAGACATCCTGCTCCCCGCTGGTGGACAGGGCGCAGTGGGTATCGAGTCGCGCCGCGATAGCGAACTGGAAGCCTTGATCCAACCGCTCCACTGTCCGGAAACCGCAGCCCGACTCAGTGCGGAGCGCGCCCTGGTTAAGCGCCTCAACGGCGGCTGCCAAGTGCCTATCGGCTGCTACGCCGAGCTGGATGGTGACACCCTGTGGTTGCGCGGACTCGTTGGCAGTCCCGATGGCAAAACCATGATACATGCCGACAGTCGCGGCCCTGCCGCTGAGGGAGAGCGACTGGGTACTGAGCTCGCGGAACAGTTACTGGCCGATGGTGCCGATAAAATCCTCGCCGCTATCTGA
- the ruvX gene encoding Holliday junction resolvase RuvX: MNKPVTALAFDFGTRSIGVAYGQSLTGGARELAPLPAKDGKPNWDSVEGLIKEWQPHLLLVGLPLNMDGSESEFGVRARKFSQRLHGRYGLPVELIDERLSTRAAKEEANERGHRGNYAQDPVDSIAARIILEDWLRTRG, translated from the coding sequence ATGAATAAACCCGTCACAGCGCTAGCTTTTGACTTTGGAACCCGTTCTATTGGCGTAGCTTACGGCCAGAGCCTTACCGGTGGAGCACGGGAACTGGCCCCACTGCCCGCCAAAGATGGCAAACCCAATTGGGACTCCGTCGAAGGCCTGATCAAAGAGTGGCAGCCCCACCTTTTACTGGTTGGCCTCCCCCTCAATATGGATGGCAGCGAAAGTGAATTTGGCGTGCGTGCGCGAAAATTCAGTCAGCGCCTGCACGGTCGCTATGGACTACCGGTAGAGCTCATTGACGAGCGTTTAAGCACCCGAGCCGCCAAGGAAGAGGCCAACGAACGCGGACATCGTGGCAACTACGCACAAGACCCAGTGGACTCAATAGCCGCACGGATAATTCTCGAAGACTGGCTGCGCACCAGGGGCTAG
- a CDS encoding YqgE/AlgH family protein has translation MPNSNIDSDLTHGNLRGQFLLAMPGMEDPRFKHAIALIVEHNSDGAMGIVINMPSKVHWHEVFEQLSLEDLSLRGDEPVLLGGPMSPEQGFVLHGTGMHFDSTTEINSDISLTASKDILESLAAGRGPDDVLLALGYAGWGPGQLEQELTENAWLTLPAEPETLFATPVEKRWQSAAARHGIDLSGLGSQAGHA, from the coding sequence ATGCCTAATTCGAATATCGATAGCGACCTGACTCACGGAAACCTGCGCGGCCAGTTCCTTCTGGCTATGCCCGGTATGGAGGACCCGCGCTTCAAACACGCTATCGCACTGATTGTTGAGCACAATAGCGACGGTGCCATGGGCATAGTGATCAATATGCCCAGTAAAGTGCACTGGCACGAGGTATTCGAGCAGCTGTCTCTGGAGGATCTCAGCTTGCGCGGTGACGAACCAGTTCTACTGGGCGGCCCTATGTCACCAGAGCAGGGATTTGTACTGCACGGCACCGGCATGCACTTCGACTCTACCACCGAAATCAATTCAGATATCAGCCTGACTGCCTCCAAGGACATTCTCGAATCCCTCGCCGCAGGGCGCGGCCCTGACGATGTACTACTCGCCCTCGGCTACGCGGGCTGGGGGCCCGGTCAGTTGGAGCAGGAGCTGACAGAAAACGCCTGGCTGACACTGCCGGCAGAGCCCGAAACCCTATTCGCCACACCGGTCGAAAAACGCTGGCAAAGCGCCGCCGCCCGCCACGGCATCGATCTTTCCGGCCTCGGCTCCCAAGCTGGCCACGCCTAA
- a CDS encoding TonB family protein: protein MNSSANATQFHAMQRERFVFSLFLAAALHALIVFGVAFAAPKGAQAPPTLEVTLSLQNSAQAPEDADYFAQHNQLASGTADSRKELSTKRRAEFADTQIHRVTPLPQQQSARPAEQRRLLITTVGESPVQAPELSAEDKLSEEKRGDAPNDLPLSNPKIASLEARLDKIRQTIAERPRVRRLTSVATRASADAAYLHEWRQKIEAVGSDNFPEEALEKQISGELRMMVRLLPTGAVEKVVILQSSGERILDDAAQQIVRLAAPFAPFPVEIKNEVDRLEIIRTWQFERTGGLTTSAGDLPSRG from the coding sequence ATGAATTCCTCTGCCAACGCGACACAGTTTCATGCAATGCAGCGTGAACGCTTTGTGTTCTCATTATTTCTAGCCGCCGCGTTACATGCGCTAATTGTTTTCGGAGTGGCTTTTGCTGCTCCGAAAGGTGCACAGGCGCCACCGACACTTGAAGTCACACTTTCTTTGCAAAATTCCGCTCAGGCCCCAGAGGATGCTGACTACTTTGCACAGCACAACCAATTAGCCAGTGGTACCGCAGACTCTCGGAAAGAGTTATCCACTAAGCGCCGTGCCGAGTTTGCCGATACGCAAATTCATCGCGTGACGCCTTTGCCACAACAACAATCTGCGCGGCCAGCAGAGCAGCGCCGCCTGTTAATTACCACAGTTGGTGAGAGCCCGGTTCAGGCTCCTGAACTTTCGGCAGAAGATAAGTTATCCGAGGAAAAGCGCGGCGACGCACCCAATGACCTGCCATTGAGCAACCCTAAAATAGCTAGCCTAGAGGCGCGTCTCGATAAAATTCGCCAAACTATTGCCGAGCGCCCCCGAGTACGCAGATTGACATCTGTAGCTACCAGAGCCTCAGCCGATGCCGCTTATTTACATGAATGGCGCCAGAAGATAGAAGCTGTTGGCAGTGATAACTTTCCCGAAGAGGCCTTGGAAAAACAAATTAGTGGCGAGTTACGCATGATGGTGCGGTTGCTTCCCACCGGAGCCGTCGAGAAGGTTGTTATTCTTCAATCCTCCGGGGAGCGCATTCTCGATGATGCGGCCCAACAAATTGTGCGTCTGGCTGCTCCCTTCGCTCCCTTCCCAGTAGAGATCAAGAACGAGGTTGATCGACTAGAAATTATCCGTACCTGGCAATTCGAAAGAACCGGGGGACTTACTACTTCTGCGGGGGATCTGCCCAGCCGAGGCTAA
- the pilG gene encoding twitching motility response regulator PilG has translation MELNWESLTVMVIDDSKTIRRTAETLLQKAGCTVVTATDGFDALAKIADSRPDVIFVDIMMPRLDGYQTCALIKNNSEFRSTPVVMLSSKDGLFDKAKGRVVGCDQYLTKPFSKSELLGAISAHAKPHHAA, from the coding sequence ATGGAGCTTAACTGGGAAAGTCTGACTGTCATGGTGATCGACGACAGTAAGACAATTCGCCGCACTGCGGAGACGTTGCTGCAAAAGGCGGGCTGTACCGTGGTCACCGCGACAGACGGTTTTGATGCGTTAGCAAAAATCGCGGACTCCCGTCCGGATGTCATTTTTGTCGATATTATGATGCCGCGCCTGGATGGCTATCAAACATGTGCGTTAATAAAAAATAACAGCGAATTCCGCTCCACCCCTGTTGTAATGTTGTCGAGTAAGGACGGTTTGTTCGATAAGGCAAAAGGGCGTGTTGTTGGTTGCGATCAATATCTGACCAAACCTTTTAGTAAGAGCGAGCTGCTGGGTGCTATTTCCGCTCATGCCAAGCCGCACCATGCCGCATAA